In the genome of Nocardioides marmoribigeumensis, one region contains:
- a CDS encoding ABC transporter permease, with amino-acid sequence MRGSASPRRPGVGLPAWAFLPAAAAAVFMLLPLVAMTSRVDWASFGSLVTSPSSRDALWLSLRTCTASTVVCLVLGVPLAVVLARTEFAGRDLLRALVLVPLVLPPVVGGIALLYTFGRRGLLGHSLEVAGLEIAFSTTAVVLAQSFVALPFLVISLEGALRTAGDRYETVAATLGATPTTVLRRVTLPLVLPALTSGTVLCFARALGEFGATITFAGSLQGVTRTLPLEIYLQRETDPDAAVALSLVLVLVAVVVIGFARRGARSL; translated from the coding sequence GTGCGGGGTTCGGCAAGCCCTAGGCGCCCCGGGGTCGGCCTGCCCGCTTGGGCCTTCCTGCCGGCCGCAGCGGCCGCGGTCTTCATGCTGCTCCCGCTGGTCGCGATGACCTCCCGGGTGGACTGGGCGAGCTTCGGGTCGCTGGTCACCAGCCCGTCCTCCCGTGACGCGCTGTGGCTCTCGCTGCGCACGTGCACGGCGAGCACCGTCGTGTGCCTGGTCCTCGGCGTGCCGCTGGCCGTCGTCCTCGCCCGCACCGAGTTCGCCGGGCGCGACCTGCTCCGCGCCCTCGTGCTCGTGCCGCTCGTGCTCCCTCCGGTCGTCGGCGGCATCGCGCTGCTCTACACCTTCGGCCGACGGGGCCTGCTCGGACACTCGCTGGAGGTCGCGGGTCTCGAGATCGCCTTCTCCACCACCGCCGTCGTGCTCGCGCAGTCGTTCGTCGCCCTGCCGTTCCTGGTGATCTCGCTCGAGGGGGCGCTGCGCACCGCCGGCGACCGCTACGAGACCGTCGCCGCCACCCTCGGCGCCACGCCGACCACCGTCCTGCGACGGGTGACCCTCCCCCTCGTCCTGCCGGCGCTCACCTCCGGCACGGTCCTGTGCTTCGCCCGGGCCCTCGGGGAGTTCGGCGCCACGATCACCTTCGCCGGCAGCCTCCAGGGCGTGACCCGCACGCTGCCGCTGGAGATCTACCTCCAGCGCGAGACCGACCCCGACGCCGCGGTCGCGCTGTCGCTCGTGCTCGTCCTGGTCGCCGTCGTCGTGATCGGGTTCGCCCGGCGGGGGGCGAGGTCGCTGTGA
- a CDS encoding sulfate/molybdate ABC transporter ATP-binding protein, translated as MTPAADRDDAHLRVAATVPERGLDAALAVGRGETLALLGPNGAGKSTLLSLVAGLIAPYDGQVTLGHRVLTSVRSGTTRTWVAPHRRRVGLLDQRALLFPHLSVADNVAFGPRSAGVRPDAARATARRWLAAVGLEDRAASRATELSGGQAQRVAVARALAADPEVLLLDEPLAALDVDVAPALRHRLREVLAEQTTVLATHDVLDALLLADRVAVVEDGRVVEEGPTAEVLARPRSAFAARIAGLNLVRGTWRGDRLVTEEGTEVHGLTHGDVPSYSSTATAVFRPSAVAVYLHDVSGSPRNHFPLVVRALEPRGDLVRVTGESGGLTLAADVTPQSVAELGLVPGLRVSLTVKATEVSVYGV; from the coding sequence GTGACCCCTGCTGCGGACCGGGACGACGCGCACCTGCGCGTGGCCGCCACCGTGCCCGAGCGCGGGCTCGACGCCGCGCTCGCGGTCGGCCGCGGCGAGACCCTCGCGCTGCTCGGGCCCAACGGCGCCGGCAAGTCCACGCTGCTCTCCCTGGTCGCCGGCCTGATCGCGCCGTACGACGGCCAGGTCACCCTCGGCCACCGCGTCCTCACCTCGGTGAGGTCCGGGACCACCCGCACCTGGGTCGCGCCCCACCGCCGTCGCGTCGGGCTGCTCGACCAGCGCGCGCTGCTCTTCCCCCACCTCAGCGTGGCCGACAACGTCGCCTTCGGCCCCCGCAGCGCGGGCGTGCGACCGGACGCGGCCCGGGCGACCGCGCGGCGATGGCTCGCCGCCGTGGGGCTCGAGGACCGGGCCGCCTCCCGCGCGACCGAGCTGAGCGGCGGCCAGGCGCAACGGGTCGCCGTCGCCCGGGCCCTGGCCGCCGACCCCGAGGTGCTGCTGCTCGACGAGCCGCTGGCCGCCCTCGACGTCGACGTCGCCCCCGCCCTGCGCCACCGCCTCCGCGAGGTCCTGGCCGAGCAGACCACCGTGCTCGCCACCCACGACGTGCTCGACGCCCTGCTGCTCGCCGACCGGGTGGCCGTGGTCGAGGACGGCCGGGTCGTCGAGGAGGGGCCCACCGCCGAGGTGCTGGCCCGTCCGCGCAGCGCCTTCGCGGCCCGGATCGCCGGGCTCAACCTGGTGCGGGGGACCTGGCGGGGCGACCGGCTCGTCACCGAGGAGGGCACCGAGGTGCACGGGCTCACCCACGGCGACGTCCCGTCGTACTCCTCGACCGCGACAGCGGTCTTCCGTCCCTCGGCGGTCGCGGTCTACCTCCACGACGTGTCTGGCTCCCCGCGCAACCACTTCCCCCTCGTGGTGCGGGCCCTGGAGCCGCGCGGCGACCTGGTCCGCGTGACCGGCGAGTCGGGCGGGCTCACCCTGGCCGCCGACGTCACGCCGCAGTCGGTCGCCGAGCTCGGCCTGGTGCCGGGGCTGCGGGTGAGCCTGACGGTCAAGGCGACCGAGGTGTCGGTCTACGGCGTGTGA
- a CDS encoding MFS transporter, with protein MVTFASPQGRWLLLASILGSGLAGIDATVVNVALPAIGRSFDTSFTTLQWTVTAYAFTLAAFILLGGGLGDRFGRRRVFVVGVVWFALASLLCGLAPSAGVLVAARALQGLGAALLTPGSLAMLQASFVPEDRARAIGTWSGLGGVATAVGPFLGGWLVDVASWRWVFLINLPLAAVVVAVAVRHVPETRDPRAAPSLDPWGAVLGAVALGGLSFGLIEAGSGGALALPAGVLGLVAGVAFVLVERRSAHPMLPPEVFRSAQFTAANAVTFVAYAAIGVAFFLLVIDLQVVAGYGPIAAGTSLLPITLVMLALSSRSGELAARIGPRRQMAVGPLVCALGFLLLLRVDRDTSYLLDVVPAVLVIGLGLATMVAPLTATALASAPDEHAGLASGVNNAVARTGGLVAVAGIPALAGLDGRVYDDPVAFADGFAVALWVSAGLMVVAGVLAALGIRDTVLETAPAEEPAPKEHLRQLSHCGLGAPPLATCCDDEGHTDCEQHALAHGTG; from the coding sequence GTGGTGACCTTCGCCAGCCCGCAGGGCCGCTGGCTCCTGCTCGCCTCGATCCTGGGCTCGGGGCTGGCCGGCATCGACGCGACCGTGGTCAACGTGGCGCTGCCGGCGATCGGCCGGTCGTTCGACACCTCGTTCACGACGCTGCAGTGGACCGTCACCGCCTACGCCTTCACGCTCGCGGCGTTCATCCTCCTCGGGGGCGGCCTGGGCGACCGGTTCGGGCGACGGCGGGTGTTCGTCGTCGGCGTGGTGTGGTTCGCCCTGGCCTCGCTGCTGTGCGGGCTCGCCCCGTCGGCCGGCGTGCTGGTCGCCGCCCGCGCGCTGCAGGGGCTGGGGGCCGCCCTGCTCACCCCGGGCAGCCTGGCGATGCTCCAGGCGTCGTTCGTCCCCGAGGACCGCGCTCGCGCGATCGGCACCTGGTCGGGGCTCGGCGGCGTCGCGACCGCGGTCGGGCCGTTCCTCGGCGGCTGGCTGGTCGACGTCGCGTCGTGGCGCTGGGTGTTCCTGATCAACCTCCCGCTGGCCGCGGTCGTCGTGGCGGTCGCGGTCCGCCACGTCCCCGAGACCCGCGACCCCCGCGCCGCCCCGTCGCTCGACCCGTGGGGTGCGGTGCTCGGCGCCGTCGCGCTGGGCGGCCTGAGCTTCGGGCTGATCGAGGCCGGCTCGGGTGGCGCCCTCGCCCTGCCCGCCGGGGTCCTCGGCCTCGTCGCCGGCGTCGCCTTCGTCCTCGTGGAGCGCCGCTCGGCCCACCCGATGCTGCCGCCGGAGGTCTTCCGCTCCGCCCAGTTCACCGCCGCCAACGCGGTGACGTTCGTGGCCTACGCCGCGATCGGGGTCGCGTTCTTCCTGCTCGTCATCGACCTGCAGGTCGTCGCCGGCTACGGCCCGATCGCGGCCGGCACCTCGCTGCTGCCGATCACGCTGGTGATGCTGGCGCTGTCCTCGCGCTCGGGAGAGCTCGCCGCGCGCATCGGCCCCCGCCGGCAGATGGCCGTGGGCCCGCTCGTCTGCGCGCTCGGCTTCCTGCTCCTGCTGCGCGTGGACCGCGACACGTCCTACCTCCTCGACGTGGTGCCCGCCGTCCTCGTCATCGGGCTCGGCCTCGCCACGATGGTCGCCCCGCTCACCGCGACCGCTCTCGCCTCCGCCCCCGACGAGCACGCCGGCCTCGCGTCGGGGGTCAACAACGCGGTGGCCCGCACCGGCGGCCTCGTCGCCGTCGCCGGCATCCCGGCCCTGGCCGGGCTCGACGGCCGGGTGTACGACGACCCGGTCGCCTTCGCCGACGGGTTCGCCGTGGCCCTGTGGGTCAGCGCCGGGCTCATGGTCGTCGCCGGGGTCCTGGCCGCCCTGGGCATCCGCGACACGGTCCTCGAGACGGCCCCGGCGGAGGAGCCGGCCCCCAAGGAGCACCTCAGGCAGCTCAGCCACTGCGGCCTCGGCGCCCCGCCGCTGGCCACCTGCTGCGACGACGAGGGCCACACCGACTGCGAGCAGCACGCGCTCGCGCACGGGACGGGCTGA
- a CDS encoding GAF and ANTAR domain-containing protein — protein MATQHDAALLAQLASHLRAGDDDPPLTARRVAESALEVVPEADHASITVRRGRGRFISLGSTSELAVRADEAQYALREGPCVDAIEEADFFRSGDIGADERWPAWGPEAAALGLRSLLSVQLLTQGEPMGALNFYAEQKGRFADRDVVDLAALYATHAALALTAVEQLSGLETAMTSRHTIGLAQGIFMERYGLGPDQAFALLQRMSSTTNVKLRDVAAEVVAERADAPQEAGQA, from the coding sequence ATGGCAACCCAGCACGACGCTGCCCTGCTCGCCCAGCTCGCCAGCCACCTGCGCGCCGGTGACGACGACCCGCCCCTCACCGCGCGCCGCGTCGCGGAGAGCGCGCTCGAGGTGGTGCCGGAGGCGGACCACGCGAGCATCACCGTGCGTCGTGGCCGGGGGAGGTTCATCTCGCTCGGCTCCACCTCGGAGCTGGCGGTCCGGGCCGACGAGGCGCAGTACGCCCTGCGGGAGGGACCCTGCGTCGACGCCATCGAGGAGGCCGACTTCTTCCGCAGCGGCGACATCGGCGCCGACGAGCGCTGGCCGGCCTGGGGGCCCGAGGCCGCCGCGCTGGGGCTGCGGTCGCTGCTCAGCGTCCAGCTCCTGACCCAGGGAGAGCCGATGGGGGCGCTCAACTTCTACGCCGAGCAGAAGGGCCGCTTCGCCGACCGCGACGTGGTCGACCTCGCCGCCCTCTACGCCACGCACGCGGCGCTGGCGCTCACCGCCGTCGAGCAGCTCAGCGGCCTCGAGACGGCGATGACCTCGCGCCACACCATCGGCCTGGCGCAGGGCATCTTCATGGAGCGCTACGGTCTCGGCCCCGACCAGGCCTTCGCCCTCCTCCAGCGGATGAGCTCGACGACCAACGTCAAGCTGCGCGACGTCGCCGCGGAGGTGGTCGCCGAGCGGGCCGACGCACCGCAGGAGGCCGGCCAGGCCTGA
- a CDS encoding SDR family oxidoreductase, with translation MTDETSLTGRTALVTGASRRRGIGFAVATRLVRRGASVVLHHHAPHDQDVYGGVEDLDALLEELRAQLAPGAQVTAVAGDLGTPDAPHAVVAAARGAVGHLDVLVCNHARSGDEVWLRTATVEALDRHWEVNTRGTLLLTQAFAAQHDGRRGGRVIWMTSGQGHGPMSDNLAYAVSKAALAGATWSVADELVESGILLNTVNPGPVNSGYLDEVEGELARRFPTGRVGLPDDPARLIAWLVSDEGEWVVGQVLSTEGGFRR, from the coding sequence GTGACGGACGAGACCTCGCTGACGGGTCGCACCGCCCTGGTGACCGGGGCGAGCAGGCGACGTGGGATCGGCTTCGCCGTGGCGACACGGCTGGTGCGCAGGGGCGCGTCGGTGGTGCTGCACCACCACGCGCCGCACGACCAGGACGTCTACGGCGGGGTCGAGGACCTCGACGCCCTGCTGGAGGAGCTCCGCGCGCAGCTCGCACCGGGCGCGCAGGTCACGGCCGTCGCGGGCGACCTCGGCACGCCCGACGCCCCCCACGCGGTCGTGGCCGCCGCGCGCGGCGCGGTCGGCCACCTCGACGTCCTGGTGTGCAACCACGCCCGCTCCGGCGACGAGGTGTGGCTGCGCACCGCCACGGTGGAGGCCCTCGACCGGCACTGGGAGGTCAACACCCGCGGCACGCTCCTGCTCACCCAGGCGTTCGCGGCCCAGCACGACGGGCGACGCGGCGGGCGGGTCATCTGGATGACGTCGGGCCAGGGGCACGGCCCGATGTCGGACAACCTCGCCTACGCCGTCTCCAAGGCCGCCCTCGCCGGCGCGACCTGGTCGGTGGCCGACGAGCTGGTCGAGTCCGGGATCCTGCTCAACACGGTCAACCCGGGGCCGGTGAACAGCGGCTACCTCGACGAGGTCGAGGGCGAGCTCGCCCGGCGGTTCCCCACCGGTCGCGTCGGCCTGCCCGACGACCCCGCGCGGCTCATCGCGTGGCTGGTCTCCGACGAGGGCGAGTGGGTGGTCGGCCAGGTGCTCAGCACCGAGGGCGGCTTCCGGCGCTGA
- the modA gene encoding molybdate ABC transporter substrate-binding protein, producing MRALAGAAALVLLLTGCGSAGGDAGGDRTLTVYAAASLKGAFEQLGKDFEGDHAGVRVAFSFAGSSDLVSQVQQGADADVLASADEATMGELTGDHLVDDPRIFATNTLTAAVPPDNPAGVESLKDLTRAGVRLVTCAPQVPCGSAAARLAEAAGVRFEPVSEEQSVTDVLNKVVSGEADAGLVYVTDAEGAGDKVASIDLPEARDVVNRYPIATVKDSEEQRLAQEFVDLVTGPDGRKVLAGAGFGKP from the coding sequence GTGAGGGCGCTGGCCGGGGCGGCGGCCCTCGTCCTGCTCCTCACCGGCTGCGGGTCCGCGGGCGGCGACGCCGGCGGCGACCGGACCCTGACCGTCTACGCCGCCGCGTCGCTCAAGGGCGCCTTCGAGCAGCTGGGCAAGGACTTCGAGGGCGACCACGCCGGGGTCCGGGTGGCGTTCAGCTTCGCCGGCTCCTCCGACCTGGTCTCGCAGGTCCAGCAGGGCGCCGACGCCGACGTCCTCGCCTCCGCCGACGAGGCCACCATGGGCGAGCTCACCGGCGACCACCTGGTCGACGACCCGAGGATCTTCGCGACCAACACGCTCACCGCCGCGGTGCCGCCGGACAACCCCGCCGGCGTCGAGTCGCTGAAGGACCTCACGCGGGCCGGGGTCAGGCTGGTCACCTGCGCCCCCCAGGTGCCGTGCGGCTCCGCGGCGGCCAGGCTCGCCGAGGCGGCCGGAGTGAGGTTCGAGCCGGTCAGCGAGGAGCAGAGCGTCACCGACGTGCTCAACAAGGTGGTCTCCGGCGAGGCCGACGCGGGCCTGGTCTACGTCACCGACGCCGAGGGGGCGGGCGACAAGGTCGCCAGCATCGACCTGCCGGAGGCGCGCGACGTGGTCAACCGCTACCCGATCGCCACCGTCAAGGACAGCGAGGAGCAGCGGCTGGCGCAGGAGTTCGTCGACCTGGTCACCGGTCCCGACGGTCGGAAGGTGCTCGCAGGTGCGGGGTTCGGCAAGCCCTAG
- a CDS encoding GAF domain-containing sensor histidine kinase: MREEALLREAEVLSFGVLGHPVLPALQAVADLARELVGVTMAEVNVVTSLHTVHLATSDRHEGRVPLGDSFCSRVVTQDSRTMVVPDATVDETFKSSPYVDGTLGSIVTYAGTQLVSSTGVVYGTLCLWDDDFRALSEADLALLERLGTIAALVMDQQRSAAQMAAGLQRVVESHRDVDRSNESLAQLAGQLGHDLRGPLASLKLSLALLAERAAEVGDPMVGRLADRAMQGADRLNRTIAEVMEFALVGGDLQVEPVDLHEVLIEVLDDLTAMAHGVHVTAEHLPVVLGHRASLAAVLQNLVANAVKFSAHHAGTPQIRVSSVVDHDRAYVSVEDNGPGVPEDLRGAIFARGHRGLVRDEVEGFGIGLSTCLRIVRHLGGSIGVGESDLGGATFWFELPLAVPTSG; the protein is encoded by the coding sequence GTGAGGGAGGAGGCGCTGCTGCGCGAGGCGGAGGTGCTGAGCTTCGGCGTCCTGGGGCACCCGGTGCTCCCCGCCCTGCAGGCGGTCGCCGACCTGGCCCGCGAGCTCGTCGGCGTCACGATGGCCGAGGTCAACGTGGTCACCAGCCTCCACACCGTCCACCTCGCCACCTCCGACCGCCACGAAGGACGCGTGCCGCTCGGGGACAGCTTCTGCAGTCGCGTGGTCACCCAGGACTCCCGGACCATGGTCGTGCCCGACGCGACCGTCGACGAGACCTTCAAGTCCAGCCCCTACGTCGACGGCACCCTGGGCTCGATCGTCACCTACGCCGGCACCCAGCTGGTCTCGTCCACCGGCGTGGTCTACGGGACCCTCTGCCTCTGGGACGACGACTTCCGCGCGCTGTCCGAGGCCGACCTGGCGCTCCTCGAGCGGCTGGGCACGATCGCCGCGCTCGTGATGGACCAGCAGCGCAGCGCCGCCCAGATGGCGGCCGGGCTCCAGCGGGTGGTGGAGTCCCACCGCGACGTCGACCGGTCCAACGAGTCGCTGGCGCAGCTGGCCGGCCAGCTCGGGCACGACCTGCGCGGCCCGCTGGCGTCGCTGAAGCTGTCGCTGGCGCTGCTCGCCGAGCGCGCCGCCGAGGTCGGGGACCCGATGGTCGGGCGGCTGGCGGACCGGGCGATGCAGGGGGCGGACCGGCTCAACCGCACGATCGCCGAGGTGATGGAGTTCGCGCTGGTCGGCGGGGACCTCCAGGTCGAGCCGGTCGACCTGCACGAGGTGCTCATCGAGGTGCTCGACGACCTGACGGCGATGGCCCACGGCGTGCACGTGACCGCGGAGCACCTCCCGGTCGTGCTCGGTCACCGCGCCTCCCTCGCGGCGGTGCTGCAGAACCTCGTGGCCAACGCGGTGAAGTTCAGCGCCCACCACGCCGGCACCCCGCAGATCCGGGTGAGCTCGGTCGTCGACCACGACCGTGCCTACGTCTCGGTCGAGGACAACGGCCCGGGGGTGCCGGAGGACCTGCGCGGCGCGATCTTCGCCCGAGGGCACCGCGGGCTGGTGCGCGACGAGGTCGAGGGCTTCGGCATCGGCCTGTCGACCTGCCTGCGGATCGTGCGCCACCTCGGCGGCTCGATCGGGGTCGGCGAGTCCGACCTGGGTGGCGCGACCTTCTGGTTCGAGCTGCCGCTCGCGGTCCCCACCTCAGGCTGA
- a CDS encoding DUF202 domain-containing protein: MRPGEPPGLQAERTFLAWQRTGLGVLGTAALLAHAGPSVAWMVALVLGVALLGTAERRLRRVTAGVEGGAVDPARGPALGLVLGLLVVAALATATVLRG; the protein is encoded by the coding sequence ATGAGGCCCGGCGAGCCACCCGGTCTGCAGGCCGAGCGCACGTTCCTGGCCTGGCAGCGCACGGGTCTCGGGGTCCTCGGCACCGCCGCGCTGCTCGCGCACGCCGGTCCGAGCGTGGCGTGGATGGTCGCGCTGGTCCTGGGCGTCGCCCTGCTCGGCACCGCCGAGCGACGGCTCCGGCGGGTGACCGCCGGCGTCGAGGGTGGCGCGGTCGACCCTGCCCGGGGCCCGGCGCTCGGGCTGGTCCTGGGCCTGCTGGTCGTGGCCGCCCTCGCGACGGCGACCGTGCTGCGGGGCTGA
- a CDS encoding alcohol dehydrogenase catalytic domain-containing protein: MRAVTWQGKEDMQVTEVPDPRIEEPTDAIIRITSTGLCGSDLHLYTVLGAFMDRGDVVGHEPMGIVEEVGAEVTTLKPGDRVVVPFNVSCGTCWMCSRNLHSQCETTQNRDQGTGASLFGYSKLYGQVPGGQAELLRVPFADHLPVKVPHGPPDDRFLFLSDVVPTAWQGLKYAEMPDDGTLLVLGAGPIGDMVSRMAVAQGHRVIAVDRVPERLARVHGAGAETIDLDALDKGTSVADVVRDHTQGRGADAVVDAVGMEAHGSAAGNLLHQVTGLMPDVIAQPMLKKLGVDRLAALLTAIDAVRRGGTISVSGVYGGAVDPLPLFQMFDKQVQLRMGQANVRSWSDELLQRLSEGDAWGVESFATHHLPLSEAPEAYKKFQEKSDGYVKVVFQP; encoded by the coding sequence GTGCGCGCAGTGACCTGGCAGGGCAAGGAAGACATGCAGGTGACGGAGGTCCCCGACCCCCGCATCGAGGAGCCGACGGACGCGATCATCCGGATCACCTCCACCGGGCTGTGCGGCAGCGACCTGCACCTCTACACCGTGCTCGGTGCGTTCATGGACCGCGGCGACGTCGTCGGCCACGAGCCGATGGGCATCGTGGAGGAGGTCGGGGCCGAGGTCACCACGTTGAAGCCGGGCGACCGCGTCGTCGTCCCGTTCAACGTCTCGTGCGGCACCTGCTGGATGTGCTCGCGCAACCTGCACAGTCAGTGCGAGACCACCCAGAACCGCGACCAGGGCACGGGCGCGAGCCTGTTCGGCTACAGCAAGCTCTACGGCCAGGTGCCGGGCGGGCAGGCGGAGCTCCTCCGCGTCCCGTTCGCCGACCACCTGCCGGTCAAGGTGCCCCACGGGCCGCCGGACGACCGGTTCCTGTTCCTCTCCGACGTCGTGCCGACCGCCTGGCAGGGCCTGAAGTACGCCGAGATGCCCGACGACGGCACGCTCCTCGTCCTCGGCGCCGGACCGATCGGCGACATGGTCAGCCGCATGGCCGTCGCCCAGGGCCACCGGGTCATCGCCGTCGACCGGGTGCCCGAGCGGCTGGCCCGTGTCCACGGCGCAGGGGCCGAGACGATCGACCTCGACGCGCTCGACAAGGGCACGAGCGTGGCCGACGTGGTGCGCGACCACACGCAGGGCCGTGGCGCCGACGCCGTGGTCGACGCGGTCGGCATGGAGGCCCACGGCTCCGCGGCCGGCAACCTGCTGCACCAGGTGACCGGGCTCATGCCCGACGTCATCGCGCAGCCGATGCTCAAGAAGCTGGGCGTCGACCGGCTCGCCGCGCTGCTGACCGCCATCGACGCCGTGCGGCGAGGCGGCACGATCTCGGTCTCCGGCGTGTACGGCGGAGCGGTCGACCCGCTGCCGCTGTTCCAGATGTTCGACAAGCAGGTGCAGCTGCGGATGGGCCAGGCCAACGTGCGGTCGTGGAGCGACGAGCTGCTCCAGCGGCTGAGCGAGGGCGACGCGTGGGGCGTGGAGTCCTTCGCCACGCACCACCTGCCGCTCAGCGAGGCGCCCGAGGCCTACAAGAAGTTCCAGGAGAAGAGCGACGGCTACGTGAAGGTCGTCTTCCAGCCCTGA
- a CDS encoding YidH family protein — MTDRPQADYRFTLANERTYLAWVRTSLAFVAGGIAVSELVSGDRVLREVLALLLVACGATGGVLAYRRWRAAEAAMRAGEPLPTSTLPRVLALLVVVVAAVTVVLVLGAVGR; from the coding sequence ATGACGGACCGACCTCAGGCCGACTACCGCTTCACCCTGGCCAACGAGCGGACCTACCTCGCGTGGGTCCGCACGAGCCTCGCCTTCGTCGCGGGCGGCATCGCGGTCTCCGAGCTGGTCTCGGGCGACCGCGTCCTGCGCGAGGTCCTCGCGCTGCTGCTGGTGGCGTGCGGCGCCACCGGAGGGGTGCTGGCCTACCGGCGCTGGCGCGCGGCCGAGGCGGCGATGCGGGCCGGGGAGCCGCTGCCGACCTCCACGCTGCCGCGGGTCCTCGCCCTCCTGGTGGTCGTGGTCGCCGCGGTCACGGTCGTCCTGGTGCTCGGCGCGGTCGGTCGATGA
- a CDS encoding pyridoxamine 5'-phosphate oxidase family protein, with product MGDIERESTGPHRFVEAVDGIRMVMLTTLSGSEPHARPMAVQETDDDGVVWLFAEHGSDKVEQIRRSPQVGLVYVDGGDYVSATGRAEVVTDVARKRELWNPFAEAWLQCEPEDDKAVLLRVEVTGAELWEAPDPVSRVLGAAKTLVLRRPPGVGDNETVVVR from the coding sequence ATGGGAGACATCGAGAGGGAGAGCACCGGGCCGCACCGCTTCGTCGAGGCCGTGGACGGCATCCGGATGGTCATGCTGACCACGCTCAGCGGCTCCGAGCCGCACGCGCGCCCGATGGCCGTGCAGGAGACCGACGACGACGGGGTCGTGTGGCTGTTCGCCGAGCACGGCTCCGACAAGGTCGAGCAGATCCGCCGCAGTCCGCAGGTGGGGCTGGTCTACGTCGACGGTGGTGACTACGTCTCGGCCACCGGGCGGGCCGAGGTCGTCACCGACGTGGCCCGCAAGCGGGAGCTGTGGAACCCGTTCGCCGAGGCGTGGCTGCAGTGCGAGCCCGAGGACGACAAGGCCGTGCTGCTGCGGGTCGAGGTGACCGGTGCCGAGCTGTGGGAAGCGCCCGACCCGGTCTCCCGGGTGCTCGGCGCGGCCAAGACGCTGGTGCTGCGCCGACCGCCGGGGGTCGGCGACAACGAGACCGTCGTCGTGCGCTGA
- a CDS encoding TOBE domain-containing protein yields the protein MPHLRIRDAATYLGVSDDTVRRWVDRGLLAATTDEAGRKVVDGYEVALVARQHATTPGLPKGIASSARNRFVGLVTDLQVDGVMAQVELQCGPFRVVSLLSSEAVRELGLERGSAAVASIKSTHVVVETADGRHA from the coding sequence ATGCCGCACCTGAGGATCCGCGACGCCGCCACCTATCTCGGCGTCAGCGACGACACGGTCCGCCGCTGGGTCGACCGTGGGCTCCTCGCGGCGACGACCGACGAGGCGGGGCGCAAGGTGGTCGACGGCTACGAGGTCGCCCTCGTCGCCCGCCAGCACGCGACCACGCCCGGGCTGCCCAAGGGGATCGCCAGCTCGGCGCGCAACCGCTTCGTCGGCCTGGTCACCGACCTGCAGGTCGACGGGGTGATGGCCCAGGTCGAGCTGCAGTGCGGGCCGTTCCGCGTGGTCTCCCTGCTCAGCAGCGAGGCGGTCCGCGAGCTCGGGCTCGAGCGCGGGTCGGCGGCCGTGGCCTCGATCAAGTCCACCCACGTGGTCGTCGAGACCGCCGACGGGCGGCACGCGTGA
- a CDS encoding sigma-70 family RNA polymerase sigma factor, which produces MTALAQPLSFPAPRLSPTHRDARAIEMFRDAATASAQRRHELHDDIALLYLDVAQSIAGRYRERGIPLDDLVQAANEGLVKAISRFDPELQHDFLSYAVPTMRGEVRRYFRDQGWTVRPPRRIQDLQWQRGRVIDQLHQQLGREPSRREIADRLEVEPSEIAEADAAVGAFHPTSLDQPAAEGGSDPGSTTPLGELLPGDDRETRASEARTVLQPVVRRLSERDRRVLFLRFFEDWTQKEIGEDIGVSQMQVSRTLTRLLGTLREELGPELGDLLHDAS; this is translated from the coding sequence ATGACGGCACTTGCTCAGCCCCTGAGCTTCCCCGCTCCGCGACTGTCCCCCACCCACCGCGACGCCCGCGCGATCGAGATGTTCCGCGACGCCGCGACCGCCTCCGCGCAGCGACGCCACGAGCTGCACGACGACATCGCGCTGCTCTACCTCGACGTCGCCCAGTCCATCGCCGGGCGCTACCGCGAGCGTGGCATCCCGCTCGACGACCTGGTCCAGGCTGCCAACGAGGGCCTGGTCAAGGCGATCTCGCGCTTCGACCCCGAGCTGCAGCACGACTTCCTCAGCTACGCCGTGCCGACGATGCGCGGCGAGGTGCGCCGCTACTTCCGCGACCAGGGCTGGACCGTGCGGCCCCCGCGACGCATCCAGGACCTCCAGTGGCAGCGCGGCCGCGTGATCGACCAGCTGCACCAGCAGCTCGGCCGCGAGCCGTCGCGCCGCGAGATCGCCGACCGGCTCGAGGTGGAGCCGTCGGAGATCGCCGAGGCCGACGCCGCGGTCGGCGCGTTCCACCCGACCTCGCTGGACCAGCCCGCCGCGGAGGGCGGCTCGGACCCGGGCAGCACCACTCCCCTCGGCGAGCTGCTGCCCGGCGACGACCGCGAGACCCGGGCCTCGGAGGCGCGCACGGTCCTGCAGCCCGTCGTACGCCGTCTCTCCGAGCGTGACCGCCGGGTGCTGTTCCTCCGCTTCTTCGAGGACTGGACCCAGAAGGAGATCGGCGAGGACATCGGCGTCAGCCAGATGCAGGTCTCCCGCACGCTGACCCGGCTGCTCGGCACCCTGCGCGAGGAGCTCGGCCCCGAGCTGGGCGACCTCCTCCACGACGCCTCCTGA